One genomic segment of Nitrospira sp. includes these proteins:
- a CDS encoding DUF2283 domain-containing protein, which produces MKIEYDKAADAMYIRLHEGEFQCRNVRLTDDIALDFAVGEQLIGIELLGASRLFEKPESPLIELKDLIPKVIAA; this is translated from the coding sequence GTGAAGATCGAATACGACAAGGCAGCAGACGCGATGTATATTCGCCTCCATGAAGGTGAGTTTCAGTGCCGCAACGTCCGCCTCACGGACGATATTGCCTTGGACTTTGCTGTCGGGGAACAGCTCATTGGCATTGAACTGCTGGGTGCGAGTCGCCTATTCGAAAAACCTGAATCGCCTCTGATCGAACTGAAAGACCTCATTCCGAAAGTGATCGCCGCTTGA
- a CDS encoding DUF4412 domain-containing protein → MQNRWPVAVCSFALSLSPLSVQAGDFEGILHMTIKHAGTGAQSSTDRYLSPPSTMDWYLKGDKARVESSRGDGQTHVMIFDARTRTMQVAMPGQKRYMEISMDGERGEYVTDAFEKQTVERTGKTDKIAGYSCEIWRITDKEENRLKSDVCVAKGFGKAATFWIDPKEMRRSSQPSWVKRLVEEGGFGLRSIHYDDVGKESSRTEVTSIDKKSLDNALFAFPADWVRQDMSAMQERMKAMRGQKGQGGEDFSKMMEEMKKRKAGQGGAREPSGEGGEEPDMKEVMKQFGEMMKKKQQGGQ, encoded by the coding sequence ATGCAGAACCGTTGGCCGGTCGCCGTCTGTAGCTTCGCACTGAGCCTCTCCCCCCTCTCGGTTCAGGCCGGAGACTTTGAAGGCATTCTCCATATGACCATCAAACATGCGGGAACCGGCGCTCAGAGTTCGACGGATCGATATCTCAGCCCTCCGAGTACGATGGATTGGTATCTCAAGGGCGACAAGGCGCGAGTGGAGTCATCCCGCGGTGACGGACAAACGCATGTGATGATCTTCGATGCCCGGACCAGGACGATGCAGGTGGCGATGCCGGGGCAGAAGCGCTATATGGAAATCAGCATGGACGGTGAACGAGGCGAATATGTCACAGATGCCTTTGAAAAACAGACGGTCGAGCGCACGGGAAAGACCGACAAGATCGCCGGCTATTCCTGTGAAATCTGGCGGATCACGGACAAGGAGGAGAATCGGCTGAAGAGCGACGTCTGCGTGGCGAAAGGATTCGGCAAGGCGGCCACGTTCTGGATCGATCCGAAGGAGATGCGCCGGTCTTCACAGCCGAGTTGGGTCAAGCGGCTTGTGGAGGAGGGAGGATTCGGACTCCGGAGCATTCACTATGACGACGTGGGCAAGGAATCTTCCCGCACGGAAGTGACGAGCATCGACAAGAAGAGCCTGGACAACGCCCTGTTTGCTTTTCCTGCCGATTGGGTGAGGCAAGATATGTCGGCCATGCAGGAGCGGATGAAGGCGATGCGGGGGCAGAAGGGGCAGGGAGGCGAAGACTTCTCCAAGATGATGGAGGAAATGAAGAAGCGAAAGGCCGGTCAGGGCGGTGCGAGGGAGCCTTCCGGCGAAGGCGGAGAGGAACCGGATATGAAAGAGGTCATGAAGCAGTTCGGCGAAATGATGAAGAAAAAGCAGCAGGGCGGACAATAG
- a CDS encoding cytochrome P450, whose protein sequence is MPNSVPTFTFVDVPGGMPLLGHLGTFKKRPLETMSTWWHRHGDALRFRLGPKTLHLFSHPDLAEEILVQQADRFAKVYDPRRPAGLALVLGNGLVTSSGEIWKRHRRIIQPIFHRSRMAAMADRMVQVGEQRIADWGDHEGESLDIAAEMRQLALEVISQTMFTTSTAQHIDQINHALRVSLKYAFDSFQNPLRLPGWVPTPRNREFRSVMQFMDGLIYGLLAERRQSGVQHGDLLDLLLQARDEETGVGLTDQELRDEALTIFAAGHGTTANALAWTWYLLATHPEAKARFHEEVDRVLHGKAPNVDDLQHLPYTRAIFNESLRLYPSAPVLQRKAATSTTVHGLPLHAGALIMMSTYNLHRHPAFWPDPEQFLPERWLDGERPAARYAYLPFGAGPRACVGLHFASVEGPLLLALIGRRYNLQLDQKTVEPEFFVTLRPKGGIRMVLQPRQAPVVSVA, encoded by the coding sequence ATGCCGAACTCGGTTCCTACCTTTACGTTTGTCGACGTGCCCGGTGGCATGCCCCTCCTGGGCCACCTGGGTACGTTCAAGAAGCGTCCCTTGGAGACGATGTCGACGTGGTGGCACCGGCACGGCGATGCGCTGCGCTTTCGGCTCGGTCCGAAAACTCTCCACCTCTTCAGTCATCCTGATCTCGCCGAAGAAATTCTGGTCCAGCAAGCCGACCGTTTCGCGAAAGTGTACGACCCTCGGCGGCCGGCCGGACTCGCACTGGTCCTGGGCAATGGATTGGTGACTAGTTCAGGGGAGATCTGGAAACGCCATCGTCGCATCATCCAACCGATCTTCCATCGCTCTCGTATGGCGGCGATGGCCGATCGGATGGTCCAGGTGGGCGAGCAGCGGATTGCCGACTGGGGAGACCACGAAGGAGAGTCGCTCGATATCGCAGCCGAAATGAGGCAGTTGGCGCTCGAAGTGATCTCGCAAACTATGTTCACCACCAGCACGGCGCAACACATCGATCAGATCAATCATGCACTGCGTGTGAGCCTGAAGTATGCATTCGACTCGTTTCAGAATCCATTGCGACTACCCGGCTGGGTGCCGACTCCACGTAACCGTGAATTTCGCTCCGTCATGCAGTTCATGGATGGACTGATCTATGGATTACTGGCCGAGCGGCGTCAAAGCGGGGTGCAGCATGGCGATCTCCTCGATCTGCTGCTCCAAGCCCGCGATGAAGAGACCGGTGTCGGACTGACCGATCAGGAGTTGCGCGACGAGGCCTTGACGATCTTTGCAGCTGGACACGGGACGACTGCGAACGCGCTCGCCTGGACGTGGTACCTCCTCGCAACCCATCCGGAGGCGAAGGCACGATTTCACGAAGAGGTGGATAGGGTTCTCCACGGAAAAGCGCCAAACGTCGATGATCTTCAGCACCTCCCCTATACTCGAGCCATATTCAACGAATCACTCCGGCTGTATCCGTCCGCACCAGTCCTCCAGCGCAAGGCGGCAACCAGCACCACTGTCCATGGATTACCGCTACATGCCGGCGCACTCATCATGATGAGTACATACAATCTGCATAGACACCCAGCCTTTTGGCCGGACCCCGAACAATTTCTGCCGGAGCGATGGCTGGACGGCGAGCGACCGGCTGCTCGTTATGCCTATCTCCCCTTTGGCGCAGGACCGCGCGCCTGCGTGGGACTTCATTTCGCATCGGTTGAAGGGCCGCTCCTGCTGGCCTTGATCGGTCGCCGCTATAATCTGCAACTGGATCAAAAGACTGTCGAGCCTGAATTCTTCGTGACCTTGCGACCGAAAGGTGGCATCCGCATGGTGCTCCAACCGCGGCAGGCGCCGGTTGTATCGGTCGCCTAG
- a CDS encoding aldehyde dehydrogenase family protein, with the protein MSTTHSALRDLGIQAVNSGGSTGNSWWSGRNDGSLLSSINPSTGEQIAGVYPCSLEDYQRIVRESVEAFRAWRTVPAPKRGEIVRLIGQALREKKDQLGTLVSLEVGKIKAEGDGEVQEMIDMADFAVGQSRMLYGVTMQSERSAHRMSEQWHPLGPVGVITAFNFPVAVWAWNAFVAAIAGDTVIWKPSPKAPLCAVAVQQICNRVMQQQGYSGIFSLFIADQPALAEQMVQDERLPLISFTGSVPVGRRVASLVGQRLGRTLLELSGNNAVIVDATADINMAVRAILFGAVGTAGQRCTTTRRLIVHESRYEELVGRLVKAYAQVQIGNPLEKAVLMGPLIDHVAVEGYRAALDEIKKEGGEILFGGHVLNRPGYFVEPTIIRAQKQWPIVQRETFAPILYVMTFQTIDEAIQMHNDVPQGLSSAMFSSDVRHSERFLSAAGSDCGIANINIGTSGAEIGGAFGGEKETGGGREAGSDSWKAYMRRQTNTVNWGTELPLAQGIKFGS; encoded by the coding sequence ATGAGCACGACACACAGTGCGCTTAGAGACCTGGGCATCCAAGCCGTGAATTCCGGCGGAAGTACCGGCAACAGCTGGTGGTCCGGTCGTAATGATGGGTCCCTCCTGTCGTCGATCAATCCCTCAACCGGAGAGCAGATAGCCGGAGTGTATCCGTGTTCTTTAGAAGACTATCAGCGAATCGTGAGAGAATCGGTTGAGGCCTTCCGCGCCTGGCGAACGGTGCCGGCGCCGAAGCGTGGCGAGATCGTCCGACTGATCGGTCAAGCCCTCCGCGAAAAGAAGGACCAATTGGGGACGTTGGTTTCGCTGGAAGTCGGCAAGATCAAGGCCGAGGGCGATGGGGAAGTGCAAGAGATGATCGATATGGCGGATTTCGCCGTCGGCCAGTCGCGGATGCTCTACGGCGTTACGATGCAGTCGGAGCGGTCGGCCCACCGGATGAGTGAACAATGGCATCCGCTAGGACCGGTCGGCGTCATCACCGCGTTTAATTTTCCTGTTGCCGTGTGGGCTTGGAATGCGTTTGTGGCGGCGATTGCCGGCGATACGGTCATCTGGAAACCCTCGCCGAAGGCGCCGCTCTGCGCCGTCGCGGTGCAACAGATCTGTAACCGTGTCATGCAGCAACAGGGCTATTCGGGTATTTTTTCGCTGTTCATCGCCGACCAACCGGCTCTTGCCGAACAGATGGTGCAGGATGAACGTTTGCCGCTCATCTCGTTTACCGGGTCGGTGCCGGTCGGTCGACGGGTCGCTTCGTTGGTCGGGCAGCGATTGGGCCGAACCCTCCTCGAACTCAGCGGCAACAACGCCGTGATCGTCGATGCGACCGCTGATATCAACATGGCGGTACGTGCCATCCTCTTCGGAGCCGTCGGAACCGCCGGGCAGCGATGTACAACGACGAGACGTTTGATCGTTCACGAATCACGTTACGAGGAATTGGTCGGCAGGCTCGTGAAGGCCTATGCCCAAGTACAGATCGGTAATCCGCTGGAAAAAGCCGTGCTCATGGGGCCGCTCATCGACCATGTGGCCGTGGAGGGCTATCGTGCGGCCCTCGATGAAATCAAGAAAGAAGGCGGCGAGATTCTCTTCGGCGGCCATGTGTTGAATCGACCCGGATATTTTGTTGAACCGACGATCATCAGAGCACAAAAGCAATGGCCGATCGTGCAGCGTGAGACCTTCGCGCCTATTCTGTATGTCATGACCTTCCAGACAATCGACGAGGCCATTCAGATGCACAACGACGTTCCGCAGGGTCTCTCGTCGGCGATGTTCTCGAGCGATGTGCGCCACAGCGAGAGGTTTCTGTCGGCGGCCGGAAGCGACTGCGGGATCGCCAACATCAATATTGGAACCTCTGGAGCCGAGATCGGAGGAGCGTTCGGCGGAGAAAAGGAAACAGGAGGAGGGCGCGAAGCGGGATCGGACTCCTGGAAAGCCTATATGCGCCGTCAGACCAACACAGTCAACTGGGGAACAGAATTACCACTGGCGCAAGGGATTAAGTTCGGATCTTGA
- a CDS encoding PilZ domain-containing protein, with protein sequence MDLKVEDQRSAPRVGVQFRAMLSGSAQPEGTGLILDLSGGGCRLESPLLMSPGLSLELRIAVPGLDWALMIDGADVQWVNEETAGLTFVRIRETEQQRLDDVMATLLARKPEDRDEEQVEVVPFEFQGLESVLSKDPELAISKGLAWFAQDRAEFRFRGGSLLGRAFPTCTPEFAAALAALVKAGGDREADFSLAILQNYLGSTSTDGILKEIVSRFPHDDRKMDEVRININSTGVVSGEFGLAEAWRVKKESLTRWLTDERQPIKAFAEQHMAELDRMIVSEQRRVEAEREMREKSRHEEESGHDHGYRAKPF encoded by the coding sequence ATGGATCTAAAGGTAGAGGATCAGCGGTCAGCGCCCCGAGTTGGTGTGCAGTTTCGCGCCATGTTGTCAGGCTCCGCACAGCCCGAAGGAACGGGCCTCATCCTCGATCTCTCAGGGGGCGGGTGCCGGCTGGAAAGCCCGCTCCTCATGTCGCCTGGCCTCTCGCTAGAACTGCGCATCGCTGTGCCAGGCTTGGACTGGGCGTTGATGATTGATGGGGCTGATGTGCAGTGGGTGAATGAGGAAACCGCAGGGCTGACTTTTGTTCGGATCAGAGAGACTGAACAGCAGCGACTCGACGACGTGATGGCAACTCTGCTTGCGAGGAAGCCTGAGGACCGCGACGAAGAACAGGTCGAGGTCGTGCCGTTTGAGTTCCAAGGACTGGAATCGGTGCTTTCAAAAGACCCTGAACTCGCCATCAGCAAGGGGCTGGCGTGGTTCGCGCAAGACCGCGCAGAATTTCGCTTTCGAGGAGGGAGCCTGCTCGGCAGAGCGTTTCCCACATGTACACCCGAGTTCGCTGCCGCGCTCGCCGCGTTGGTCAAAGCCGGCGGCGACAGGGAGGCAGATTTCTCTCTGGCGATTCTCCAGAATTACCTTGGTTCGACCTCCACCGACGGTATCTTGAAAGAGATTGTGTCGCGATTTCCGCATGACGATCGCAAAATGGACGAAGTCCGGATCAACATCAATAGCACCGGCGTGGTCTCCGGTGAATTCGGGCTTGCGGAAGCATGGCGGGTCAAGAAGGAGTCGTTGACGCGATGGCTGACAGACGAACGACAACCGATCAAAGCGTTCGCCGAGCAGCACATGGCAGAGCTCGACCGAATGATCGTGTCAGAGCAACGCCGTGTGGAGGCCGAAAGGGAGATGCGAGAGAAGAGCCGACATGAGGAAGAGTCAGGCCACGATCATGGCTACAGGGCGAAACCCTTCTGA
- a CDS encoding isoprenylcysteine carboxylmethyltransferase family protein, translating into MFNTLELKVPPLALVFLFGALMWLVSAYSMFTIVLPWRPAFALVFYTGGSAIVLAGVLTFRRMKTTVNPLTPEATTTMVTSGIYRFTRNPMYLGFLSILAGWAIDLSHLLAFVILPLFVWYMNRFQILPEERALASKFPEAFTTYKRSVRRWL; encoded by the coding sequence ATGTTCAATACCCTAGAACTGAAAGTGCCCCCGCTTGCGCTCGTATTCTTGTTCGGGGCGCTGATGTGGCTCGTCTCTGCCTATTCTATGTTCACCATCGTACTGCCATGGCGTCCGGCGTTCGCCCTTGTTTTTTACACCGGAGGATCAGCGATCGTACTGGCTGGCGTCTTGACGTTTCGCCGGATGAAAACCACCGTCAATCCACTCACTCCGGAAGCAACCACGACGATGGTCACCTCGGGCATCTACCGCTTCACCCGTAACCCGATGTACCTGGGCTTCCTCTCGATTCTTGCCGGCTGGGCGATTGATCTCTCTCACCTACTGGCCTTCGTAATCCTCCCGCTTTTCGTGTGGTACATGAACCGTTTTCAAATCCTACCCGAGGAACGGGCCTTAGCCTCCAAATTCCCAGAGGCATTTACAACGTACAAACGTTCAGTCCGCCGATGGTTATGA
- a CDS encoding nuclear transport factor 2 family protein: MICPKLFACCVLTLLITVPTAAIASEPLDDPESAIRRMVRANAEKDLPTLSRLMAHDADIISYAVAGRKYSGWTELEKGMREEFANSQKIEIPIHELTVWTKGDLAWYAMELDYIRYVADGAALKRTVLPMRETGVLERRNGSWQLLSWHESFRSAQFSGSLTSPPAAPSGRDR; encoded by the coding sequence GTGATCTGCCCCAAACTGTTTGCGTGCTGTGTCCTGACGTTGCTCATCACTGTCCCGACCGCCGCAATCGCGTCCGAGCCCTTAGATGATCCGGAGTCGGCGATCCGTCGGATGGTGCGCGCCAACGCCGAAAAGGACCTGCCGACGCTTTCACGGTTGATGGCACACGATGCCGATATCATCAGTTACGCGGTCGCCGGACGGAAGTACAGCGGCTGGACGGAGCTTGAGAAGGGAATGCGAGAGGAATTCGCCAATTCTCAGAAGATCGAGATTCCGATTCATGAACTTACGGTGTGGACCAAGGGAGACTTGGCCTGGTATGCGATGGAACTCGATTATATCCGCTATGTTGCCGATGGAGCCGCATTGAAACGGACCGTGCTCCCGATGCGAGAAACCGGGGTTCTCGAACGTCGTAACGGTAGCTGGCAATTGTTGTCGTGGCACGAATCCTTTCGATCCGCTCAGTTCAGCGGCTCTCTCACATCACCACCCGCCGCACCTTCCGGTCGAGATCGATAA
- a CDS encoding VOC family protein, giving the protein MDQAHELDDLMEQMVATYVARNRAAGVLKAMLDETGVGFSPVIDHVTIRTLDIDRGAEPFVKLGYAYDETLQYDDWYAKVYRKIGYPALFVDQAYPDARGKTSIIPGWVNKFGDKVFHHVAVRVEDIEQAVARLQQKGVVFAGSIVGAAGGPLRQIFSTPETVDGQPFSVLELAERHRGYQGFLPPQADSLMKSSTGR; this is encoded by the coding sequence ATGGATCAGGCTCATGAACTCGATGACCTTATGGAACAAATGGTTGCAACCTATGTCGCTCGTAACCGGGCGGCAGGGGTCCTGAAGGCAATGCTTGACGAGACCGGCGTAGGCTTTTCGCCCGTCATTGATCATGTCACGATTCGAACGCTCGATATCGATCGTGGAGCTGAACCATTCGTCAAGCTGGGCTATGCCTATGACGAGACCTTGCAGTACGACGATTGGTACGCGAAGGTCTACCGCAAGATCGGTTATCCCGCTCTCTTCGTCGACCAAGCCTATCCGGATGCACGAGGGAAGACCAGCATCATTCCCGGCTGGGTCAACAAATTCGGTGACAAGGTCTTTCACCATGTGGCCGTCCGAGTGGAAGATATCGAACAGGCCGTCGCTCGGTTGCAGCAAAAGGGTGTGGTGTTCGCCGGCAGCATCGTCGGAGCAGCGGGCGGGCCTCTCAGGCAAATTTTTTCCACGCCGGAAACCGTCGATGGACAACCGTTCTCCGTCTTGGAGTTGGCTGAACGCCACCGAGGTTACCAGGGCTTCCTTCCGCCTCAGGCAGATAGCCTCATGAAATCTTCTACCGGACGTTAA
- a CDS encoding CreA family protein codes for MKTTMYVTMLLCCATIVSASHAEEIGHVDTEFQWLGPDHKIVVEAFDDPKIEGITCYLSRSKKGGFKGMVGLAEETSDASLACRQVGPIRVVGEPKEGEKVFSESRSLIFKKLQVVRFFDKKRQTYIYLAYSDRVIEGSPQNAISTVPIQSWSNR; via the coding sequence ATGAAGACAACGATGTATGTGACCATGTTGCTCTGTTGCGCGACGATCGTTTCGGCAAGTCATGCAGAGGAAATTGGGCATGTCGACACGGAATTCCAATGGTTGGGTCCGGATCACAAAATTGTGGTTGAAGCGTTTGACGACCCAAAGATTGAAGGCATCACCTGTTACCTAAGTCGATCAAAAAAAGGCGGCTTCAAAGGCATGGTCGGATTGGCAGAGGAAACCTCAGATGCCTCACTTGCCTGTCGCCAAGTCGGTCCTATTCGCGTTGTGGGTGAGCCGAAGGAAGGGGAAAAGGTATTCAGTGAGAGTCGATCCCTGATTTTTAAGAAGTTACAAGTTGTACGATTTTTCGACAAAAAACGCCAGACCTACATTTATCTCGCCTATAGCGATCGAGTGATCGAGGGGTCGCCACAAAATGCCATCTCCACCGTGCCGATCCAATCCTGGTCAAATCGATAA
- a CDS encoding universal stress protein, with protein MATIPKPDALPSAEQQAHTTGTFPKKILVAVDDSDQSLHAMHYVGSLLRDTHDVHVTLLHVLKPMPRELMEHGGSENPKVEDSLGTQLRKEQEEWVRMEGAVEYPILLKALERLGQTGFPIDRVTLKFGHERDIADTIIDEAKSGAYGTIVVARHETTGTKRLFSSSITDRLLRDLSGTAIWVLG; from the coding sequence ATGGCTACGATACCCAAACCAGATGCATTGCCCTCGGCAGAACAGCAGGCCCACACGACCGGAACGTTCCCCAAGAAAATCCTCGTGGCCGTGGATGATTCGGATCAATCGCTTCATGCGATGCATTACGTGGGCTCGTTGCTCCGCGACACCCACGATGTGCACGTGACGCTGCTTCACGTGCTGAAACCGATGCCTCGTGAGTTGATGGAGCACGGCGGCTCCGAGAATCCGAAGGTCGAGGACAGTCTGGGTACGCAGTTACGCAAAGAGCAGGAGGAGTGGGTACGGATGGAGGGAGCTGTCGAATATCCCATCCTGCTCAAAGCGCTGGAACGACTGGGGCAGACCGGGTTCCCAATCGATCGCGTCACGCTCAAGTTCGGACATGAGCGTGATATTGCCGACACGATTATCGACGAGGCAAAATCCGGGGCCTATGGCACCATCGTCGTCGCACGTCATGAAACGACGGGCACCAAGCGACTCTTTAGTAGCAGCATCACCGATCGGTTATTGCGGGATTTGTCCGGAACGGCAATCTGGGTGTTGGGATAA
- a CDS encoding saccharopine dehydrogenase C-terminal domain-containing protein, whose product MMNRVLVLGAGKIGSLIACLLNQHGRYEVHLGDMTLDAPKHLVEDLGLERVTPCLLDVRHPDAVGTYLSAHPFDAVLSSLPYFCNPTVAALALAHNLHYFDLTEDVEVTNQIKVLSKGTTHAFMPQCGLAPGFISIVAHELMTHFETLDTVKMRVGALPVHPSNALKYSLTWSTDGLINEYGNVCYGIEEGEKVQLQPLEGYETIELDGLLYEAFNTSGGLGTLADSYAGKVRTMNYKTLRYPGHCEKIHLLMKDLKLNEDRETLKRVLEHAVPQTLQDVVLIYASVTGKNEDGFFEENYVKKVYPQCIKGKLWSAIQVTTASSACCVMDLVLTHPSAYHGFITQESILLKDFLDNDFGACFR is encoded by the coding sequence ATGATGAATCGTGTGCTCGTCCTCGGTGCCGGCAAGATCGGATCTCTGATTGCCTGCCTGCTCAATCAACATGGCCGGTACGAGGTTCATCTGGGCGACATGACCTTGGATGCGCCGAAGCATCTGGTCGAAGATCTCGGTTTGGAACGGGTCACCCCATGTCTGCTGGATGTACGACATCCGGATGCCGTCGGCACCTATCTCTCAGCGCATCCATTCGACGCCGTGCTCTCGAGCCTTCCCTATTTCTGTAATCCGACCGTCGCCGCACTGGCCCTAGCTCATAATCTGCACTACTTCGACTTGACGGAGGATGTCGAAGTGACAAACCAGATCAAGGTTTTGAGCAAAGGCACCACCCATGCGTTTATGCCGCAATGTGGCCTGGCGCCTGGGTTCATCAGTATCGTCGCCCACGAGCTGATGACTCACTTTGAAACGTTGGATACGGTCAAAATGCGTGTCGGCGCGCTGCCCGTCCATCCGAGTAATGCCCTCAAGTATTCGCTCACCTGGTCCACTGATGGACTCATCAATGAATACGGCAATGTCTGTTACGGCATAGAAGAGGGTGAGAAAGTCCAGCTGCAACCGCTTGAAGGATACGAAACGATCGAGCTGGATGGGCTGTTGTACGAAGCGTTCAACACCTCCGGTGGATTGGGTACCTTGGCCGACAGTTATGCGGGAAAAGTTCGAACGATGAACTACAAAACTCTCCGTTATCCCGGCCACTGCGAAAAGATCCACCTGTTGATGAAGGACCTCAAACTGAACGAAGATCGAGAGACCCTGAAGCGTGTGCTCGAACATGCCGTTCCACAAACCCTGCAAGACGTCGTCTTGATCTATGCCTCGGTCACGGGAAAGAACGAAGATGGGTTCTTTGAGGAAAATTATGTGAAGAAAGTGTATCCGCAATGCATCAAGGGCAAACTCTGGTCGGCGATTCAAGTGACGACTGCATCCAGTGCCTGCTGTGTCATGGATCTTGTGTTGACCCATCCATCGGCGTACCATGGATTCATCACTCAGGAATCAATACTATTGAAAGATTTCTTGGACAATGATTTTGGAGCTTGCTTCCGATGA
- a CDS encoding GNAT family N-acetyltransferase has protein sequence MEPTFRPGTVRDAAACGQIGYEAFKAIAEQHGFTPDFPSVDRAVELLSKILTLPDVYSVVAELDGQVVGSNFLWEGDPIAGVGPITVGSTAQNSGIGRKLMESVLDRANARRQVGVRLVQAAYHNRSLSLYSKLGFQAREPLSILQGPPLRLDLHGYRVRKAIVDDLALCDALCRNVHGHDRHGEIAHAIADGTATVVEHCSRITGYATGIGFFGHAVGRTNEDLKALIGAAPAFTGLGFLLPTRNMELFQWCLAQGLRVVQPMTLMSLGLYQKPAGSFLPSILY, from the coding sequence ATGGAACCGACGTTCAGACCAGGTACGGTGCGGGATGCCGCGGCGTGCGGGCAAATCGGTTATGAGGCGTTCAAGGCGATCGCCGAGCAGCATGGCTTCACACCAGATTTTCCATCCGTCGATCGAGCAGTGGAACTGCTCTCAAAGATATTGACGCTTCCCGATGTGTACTCAGTTGTCGCTGAGCTCGACGGTCAAGTCGTCGGCAGCAACTTTCTCTGGGAAGGCGATCCTATCGCAGGGGTGGGACCGATTACCGTCGGTTCGACTGCCCAAAACTCCGGTATTGGACGCAAGTTGATGGAATCCGTGCTGGACCGTGCCAACGCTCGCCGTCAGGTAGGAGTCCGGCTGGTCCAGGCCGCGTACCATAACCGCTCGCTTTCTCTATACTCCAAACTCGGGTTCCAGGCACGAGAGCCTCTCTCAATCCTACAGGGACCGCCCCTGAGGTTAGATCTGCATGGCTATCGTGTACGGAAAGCGATCGTGGACGATCTCGCGTTGTGCGATGCATTGTGCCGTAACGTGCATGGACATGATCGTCACGGCGAGATTGCGCATGCCATTGCCGATGGAACAGCAACGGTCGTCGAGCACTGTAGTCGGATTACCGGCTATGCCACGGGGATTGGTTTCTTTGGTCATGCAGTCGGTCGGACAAACGAAGACCTCAAGGCTCTGATCGGTGCGGCGCCGGCCTTTACAGGACTAGGATTCTTGCTGCCGACCAGGAACATGGAATTGTTCCAATGGTGCCTGGCTCAGGGCCTGCGGGTCGTCCAACCCATGACGCTAATGAGCCTCGGGCTCTATCAGAAGCCTGCCGGTTCCTTTCTCCCTTCCATCTTGTACTGA
- a CDS encoding aldo/keto reductase, with translation MPLTTYNRLSIPSFMYGTAWKKEATTGLVLQAVEAGFTAIDTANQLVHYDEAGVGEALLQLSKQGLTRNKLFLQTKFTPINGQDHRLPYDARASITTQVQQSFTSSLEHLHTDYLDSYVLHGPYSRRGLGAEDWEVWSAIESLYEAGKTKVIGVSNVTADQLTLLCMKARHKPMVVQNRCYAAFGWDKEVREICRTHHIIYQGFSLLTANRDLFVDPAIRAMAARYEITLAQLIFRFAMQIGMLPLTGTTNPQHMKEDLQSDQFTLLSEEVRQIETIGL, from the coding sequence ATGCCACTGACCACATACAATCGCCTTTCCATTCCCTCTTTTATGTACGGCACGGCCTGGAAGAAAGAGGCTACGACCGGGCTGGTGCTGCAAGCTGTGGAAGCCGGATTCACTGCGATCGATACGGCCAATCAACTCGTCCATTACGATGAAGCGGGGGTCGGGGAGGCACTGCTACAGCTGTCGAAGCAAGGCCTCACCCGCAACAAGCTGTTTCTTCAAACGAAGTTCACACCCATCAACGGTCAAGATCATCGCCTTCCATACGACGCACGAGCGAGCATTACCACGCAGGTGCAGCAATCGTTCACCAGTTCTCTCGAACATCTTCATACGGACTATCTCGACTCCTATGTGTTGCATGGACCCTATTCACGGCGCGGCTTAGGAGCGGAGGATTGGGAGGTCTGGTCTGCGATCGAGTCTCTCTACGAGGCCGGCAAGACGAAGGTGATCGGGGTCAGCAACGTCACGGCCGATCAGCTGACCTTGCTCTGCATGAAGGCAAGACATAAGCCGATGGTGGTGCAGAATCGCTGCTATGCGGCCTTCGGATGGGACAAGGAGGTTCGGGAGATTTGCCGGACGCATCATATCATTTATCAAGGATTCTCGCTTCTGACTGCGAATCGCGACCTGTTCGTCGATCCTGCGATACGAGCCATGGCAGCGCGATATGAGATTACCCTGGCCCAGCTCATTTTCCGCTTTGCCATGCAAATCGGCATGCTGCCTCTGACCGGCACCACGAATCCTCAGCATATGAAAGAAGACCTGCAATCGGATCAATTCACCCTGCTGTCGGAGGAAGTTCGACAGATCGAAACCATCGGCCTCTAG